The DNA window ATTGTCGGATGCTGTGCGGCGGGAATTAATTCCGCCATAAACGGCGTTGCCGTTTACGATGTCGAAGGGTGGAGTTATTTCGGTGTCCGGCAGGGTGACCACGTGGGTTCCGCCAAGTGTAAGATTGGTTAATGTCCCGCCCAGCAGCCAGTCATTCGTCGTATTTCCCCTGGTCAGGGTGGCGGTGAGTTCCAGCCAATGGCTGGTGTCGGTGATGTTGGTGATGCCCGCGGCAGTTTCATCGACCTGGGCAGAGAAGATATTTGCGCCACCGGCATTGGAACCATACAGTTGAATTTTGTTTGTGTTTCTGCGGCGTACGGCCAGCGTAATAATATCTCCGCCGCTGGATGTTTCATTAAACTGCGCAGCAATCACGCCGGATTGGCTGCTGGATAAGGTGCCTGTGGAGGTGTATTGAAAACGAAGTTTGATCGTGGCGGAATCGTTCGGTCCAACCATTGGAAGGGCTTCGCTGTAGATGCCTTCAATATATTCGCCGGAAGAGGATAGGGAGACGATTCCAAGCGATCCGTCGTATCCAGGCTCGTCGACGAATACGGTATTTCCGTTGTCTTTGTTCCAGTTAATATGGTTGATCAAATCTCCATTGACATAATCAGGAGCCGCAAAATAAACTGCCGCTGCATGCGCCTGTCCTAATGCAAGAAGTCCAAGAGTTGGTGAGAGTGCACGGGTTACTGATTTACACATTTTAATCATGGAGATCCTATCGGTTATTTCCCTAACCATAAAACGCGCTCCCAAAGGGAGCGCGCCGGTTCACGTAATCGGAAATACGTTAGGGTTGCTGTTCAATAATCAACTTCATGAAGAGCTGATTTGTCGATGAAGCGGTATCGAAGTTGACAGAGTTCACATAGAACGTGCCATCATCCGCACCCGCATTTACATCAATCACCGAGTTGGTTTCCCACTGATCAAGGATGAGGTTTTCTTTCGTCAGTACGAGGGCCTGAAGTTCACGTTCGGTGTTAACGGTATAGAACGTGTAGTCGCCGGTTGAGCCATCAAATGTGGGTTGTGTTCCAATGTCATTTCCATTGGTTGGAACACCACCGAAGATGTATTCAGACCAGTTATCCAGCGCATCGTTGTCGGGATTGTCTGTCTCACTTCCAATGCCTGGATAATCAATGATAAACTTATCCCAGCCAACAATCACTTCTTCAACCTCGGGTCCAAGAATGACGCGACAGTTCATGTTTTGAATTTCAAGACCTTCTTCTGTTCCGAAGTTTTGGTCCGCATACATGCCGAAATAAATATTCGTAGCATTATATAGTGCTTCGTTGGTCCAGCTGCTCTGGTTAATGGTTTTCAGAACTGCACCATTTGCGTCTGAAAGAATGAAGCTGACATCCCACACTCCGGCATTGGTTGTTTTCAGTGCGGAGTAGGTATATACAAGTTCATCAGTTTCATAGTCAGAACCGGGATTGTTAAGATTCGTCACCCCGATATCATTGAGATTCATTGAGCCTGAAGGGGTCGAAGGCGCGGCCGGGTCGAGCCCGATTGTGAGTCCGCCATCCGGCCATGCACCGCTATTATTCCAGCTTCCCTGATTGATTCGGAAACCGAGCTGTCCATCCGGGTAGGTTCCAAAGGATTGAATGGATTCAGCATAGGGCGAGGTGTTTTCAGCCAGCGATGTGCCGTTTGTTGTGAAGAAGAAATCAGCCAGAGTCAGGTTGGACAGGTTGTCTCTCACAAACATTTTTGCATTTACGCTGAACTCGATTTCATCGCCGGCATCCAGTTGATGTGGAAGGCCGTTGGTATACATGACGCCACGCCAGTTCCAACCTCGTTTTGCTGCTGTATAATTGGTTGAACTCGGGCGGTGAACCAGGGCGTTTCCGGTTGCATTTGAATTAACAAATCCCCAGCCCCATTGGTTCAGGCTGTCCCAGCCCGGAGCATCTGAAAACGCGGTTTCGCTATTCCATCCTTTGAAATCGTATGCAAATACATTGTCCGAACGAACTTCGCCGACGGAGGCTCTGACTGAAAAGCCGAAGCAACGTGTCGCGTAATAGGCCCCTCCGGCACCGAGATCGAAATAATAACCGACGGTTGAAACGTCTGTCATATCTGGTGTTGCTACAGAACCGATCGTCGCCTTACCGTCCACCAGCGGAGAAAATTCATACCAAGTCATCGCAGCGGCATCAATATCCGATAGCAGCAACTGGCCTTTGGGCAGATTGTTGGTTTCGCTGGCATACCATTCGCCGCTTCCTTTTTGCATCAGAAAACGAATTACACCGTTGGTGTAGCCTTTTCCGGTTCCATAAATATTGATCGAATAGCTGGCCAGCGTTGTGTTAGTTCCGAGGAAGTCTTCCCAAACCAGCATGCCTTCATATTCATCTCCTGCTCCACGGCCCAGTTCAATGGCATCGGCGCCGTTGCCTCCATCGCGAATAATGACCGTGCCGGTATTACTTGCTGTTGCATTCACACCGGGGGTGCGGTTGGTGGATGCATCCGGATAGTACACATTGGTTCCGCCATCAAAGCCTTGATGCGCTTCGTAACTGGTGGAGACCCAGTCTTTAAAGGAAATGCTGTTATCAAAAACAATGTTGGTTTCACCGGCATTGTTCCACTGCACAATGACTTCTGTCGGGGCAGGAGGGGTAATGAAGCTGGAGGCAACTTCAAAGCTGCCGACCATACGATTATTGGCCTTGCAAACGGAATCACTCCGGGTGGAATTAATGCCGCCATACATGATGTCATCGTCCTGCAAAGCAGCTTTCGGTTCAAACGCACCGAAATCGTGAGACAGCACTTCAGCTCCGGTCGTAAGGTTTGTTACCGTTGCAACCAACGTCCAATCATCAGTGCCGTAATTTTTCTGCAAAGTTGCCCGGAAATCAAGCCAGTCGCTTTCTCCAACTCCGTTGGTAACGCCGGCGGTGATCTCGTCCATATAAGGGCTGCTCACAGTGTTTCCGTATTGCAGGAAGAGAAATAACTTGTCCGTGGATCCGCGACGAAGTGCCACTCGAATGGTATTGGCAGAAACCGTTGAGTTATCAAAAAATATTAAACTGGTTAATCCGCCGGTTCCTGAGGTGAATTGTTCCGTTGCATTATATTTGAATTTTTGTGCCAGGGTCATTCGGTCGCCAGGAGACGCCATCGTAATGGGTTCGTTGAACACATTGTCCACCCATTGTACATCCGCTGAATATAAAACAACACCGTCGGTTGCGGCGTTGGAAATGATATTTCCGCCATCACCGGCCCAGACGGTACTGTTGGTTAAATCACCATCTGAATAATCGGGTGCTGTGTAATTGACGATCACTGCTTCTGCTGGATCTGAAATCCATGTTGCAGCCACAAGAATCGCAATGGCGAACCTTCCTGTTTTTTTCATAGTTTACTCCCTGTATTTTGTATCGTCCTGTAAAGGAGACATCCTTTACGGGTATTCAATTAACTGTGTCTTAGGTGTGGGTTACGAAATATACCCGACATTCTATCCGGGGATTGATTAATCAGGCGGGGACATAAAGGTGTTGTGCGTTCAGGATTCGACAAGCCCTTCAACGGAAATCTGAAAGTGCTGAATCTAAAAAATGTTTCGGAATCTATCCCGAAGTAATCGCAGGATCGGTTGAGAATGCAGGGTTGAAACGGAGCAAATAGCGGTCCTCGGCTCCGCAGAACCTCAGGTCGTCTGATCAATCAATATCCAGATGTCAAAGATCACTGCACAACACACAACACGCTATAGGATTAGAGCCGGTACTCATGATACTTATCAGCTCTGCAGAGCCCGTTGCTCTGCGGACCTATATTTGTTTTTTACAAGCCTCTCCGCGGAAGCGATTCATCTCTTTAATATGATGAATTCCAACCGTTAACCCCTCCTGATTCGGCACGCTTGATTGAATCGGTCAGCTGTTCAGATAGAGATTAAGTATCCTGCATCTGAGGTATGTTAAAACATGCTATAGATAAATGTCTGGGGAGGGAGTTTTCCATAGCTGATATTGCAAAGAACTATGCTTAAATTGCATATTTGAATGCGCGGGTTTGATGGTATCGAGTCAGATTGCGGGTAAGTCTTTGTTTGTTTGGCTGTGCTGATGGGATGCCGGGAAAGTAAGGATGTAAAAGCAATGCCGTCCATACTGTATGGAATGTCTGAGCCGGCTTTAAATTCAATACGTTTCAGGTGTACTGCGAAACTCAATATAAATTCGGGCAGCCGTCATCGACTTCTGACTCAGACCGGGGATTAATAATGCGACATGGGCATGCGGGCCGATTACTTGAATCTAGATATCCGGCCCGGTTTGAGCGTATTTATGTCGACTGCAGGCCAAGTTGCAGGCCGCGGATTTCGGCGAGGCCGCGGAGGCGGCCGATGCAGGTATAGCCGGGGGTTTTGAGCGGCGGTTTTTTGAGATCGTCAAGCATGGTTCTTCCGTGATCCGGACGGAAGGTAAGCTGCCAGTCTTCGCGTCCGGCATTTTTTCTTTTCTGCATTTCCTGAAGCGCGGCCTTTACAACGGCCGGCATGTTGACAGAGCCTTCAAGATGATTGGCTTCATAGAACGAGCCGTCCGGATTGCGCTGGGTACTGCGAAAATGAAAGGCATTGATTCGGTGGCCCAGCCGTTGGACCATGCCGGGCAGGTCATTGTCTTCGCGGGGACTCAGCGAGCCGGTGCAGAAACAGATGCCGTTGGCCGGACTGTCGATCAGGTCCGTAATATTTTTCAGATCGGATTCGGTGGAGACGATGCGCGGCAATCCCAAAACAGGGAAAGGGGGATCGTCGGGATGGATGGCCATGCGCACACCGTTTTCTTCGCAGACCGGAATCACTTCCTGAAGAAACTGCTTCAGATGTTCCAGTAATTGGAAGCGATCGATTTGTTTATAGGTCGAAAGCATGGCCCGGATGTCGTCCAGTGTGAAGCTGAAGTCCATGCCGGGAAAAACATCGATAATGGTTTTTTCAAAGGTTTGCTTTTCCGCCTTCGACATCGAATCAATAAAGGCTGCGGCTTTTTCCCGGATCCTGGAAGAAAAGGCTTTTTCTGCGCCGGGACGCTGAAGCAGATGGATGTCGAAAACGGCAAACATTACCGGATCATAAAGAAGGGTCTGCGTGCCGTCGGGCAGCGTATACGCCATATCGGTCCGGGTCCAGTCGAGCACGGGCATGAAGTTGTAGATGATTGTGTTGATGCTCTCGGCGCCCAGATTGCGGATTGTTTGCTTATAGTTTTCAATGTGATGTTCAAAATTGCCGGTGCGGGTTTTGATCGCCTCAGAGACCGGCACGGATTCAACGGCCCGCCAGGTCAGTTTTTCTGCCTCAATTTCCGCTTTGCGTGTGGCGATTTCTTCGCGGCTCCAAAGTTCCCCGTATTCGATGTGATGCAGCGAACTCATAACGCCCGTACAGCCGCATTGTCGTATATCGTGCAGTGAAACCGGATCACCCGGCCCGAACCATCGCATGGATTCCTGGAGTAAAATCATTATTGATACCGTTGTTTATAGGGTTTATTCAGGGGTCTCGGCGGGATCCGCAATCCTTGATCCTCGCACGGCGGTGTCTCTGGCCGGATCTGACGCACACCGAGCGCAGGTTAGAAGTGCATAAAAAAGAGTGTATGTTTGTTTCATCAGCTTTTTCGCCTCATTCGGCACCATCAGCGATCGTGTTTTAATTTTCCAGATGAATCCTGTCATCAGAACCGGGTTTATATAAAATGCATAAATGAGATATATAAATGCATAATTGCAATGCGGAGAACGAAACTGAAGAACAACGTTAAAACCATATTGGTCCTGGTGGATGGCATGCACAGTGCGACGCATCTCGGTGTTGCCCGGGCGGCGCATGATTTTGGATGGTATCTTGATTGGGGGTATATCGAAGGTTCGGGCGTGCCGGATCGTTTTTGCGGCGATGGTGTTCTGTGTGCTTTGACGAACGATCCGGAAATGGAGCGGTTTGTGCGCTGCTCAGAGGTGCCGGTGGTGGATATTTCGATAAACCGGTCGGAGGTGAAGTTGCCGCGGGTCGTTGCGGATCATCC is part of the Pontiella agarivorans genome and encodes:
- the uxuA gene encoding mannonate dehydratase, with the protein product MILLQESMRWFGPGDPVSLHDIRQCGCTGVMSSLHHIEYGELWSREEIATRKAEIEAEKLTWRAVESVPVSEAIKTRTGNFEHHIENYKQTIRNLGAESINTIIYNFMPVLDWTRTDMAYTLPDGTQTLLYDPVMFAVFDIHLLQRPGAEKAFSSRIREKAAAFIDSMSKAEKQTFEKTIIDVFPGMDFSFTLDDIRAMLSTYKQIDRFQLLEHLKQFLQEVIPVCEENGVRMAIHPDDPPFPVLGLPRIVSTESDLKNITDLIDSPANGICFCTGSLSPREDNDLPGMVQRLGHRINAFHFRSTQRNPDGSFYEANHLEGSVNMPAVVKAALQEMQKRKNAGREDWQLTFRPDHGRTMLDDLKKPPLKTPGYTCIGRLRGLAEIRGLQLGLQST